A section of the Methanofollis sp. UBA420 genome encodes:
- a CDS encoding methyltransferase domain-containing protein yields MNKRKPTSISDGKKKKVQERSLGPVNNLEAHVPPEWWRGIFNHLYLKTDGDVVGDDTLTVKEIDLFSEAAGLRKDDRILDVCCGQGRHTLELARRGFAAEGLDRSHYLVQKARASAKKEGLDVRFKEGDARRLPYRTDTFDAVMILGNSFGYFESGEDDRLVLAEVARVLKPDGRVLIDISDGGYLRDNFQKRSWEWIDKKHFVCRERSLSADGARLISREVITHVEKGVIADQFYAERLYTGEKIEELISSAGFSDIGRHGEIATESARNQDLGMMERRIVVTGTIAKAWTEPAKGAASDVRQVTVIFGDPRLRDDIKPDCVFDEDDYDTINRLKEALKQVKGYRFAFLDNHQTLIADLERVRSKTDYVFNLCDEGFLNDPWKELHVPALLEILGIPYTGSAPQCLAFCYDKSLVRGVAREMHIPVPEAVLVRGEEIAYEIPFRLPAIVKPNSGDSSFGITEKSVAYSFEDLTRAISAIRSRFGFEKPILVEEYLTGPDLSVGIIGNPPESYTVLPIIEEDYSALPPELPRICGYEAKWVQDSPYWKITSIKADLPEETEKQIIEWSVQMTRRLGSRDYTRLDWRLSTDGEPKLLEVNPNPGWCWDGHLAKMAKIAGVSYPEMIGMVLKAAEGRIGEKRA; encoded by the coding sequence ATGAACAAACGAAAGCCAACCTCCATTTCGGACGGGAAGAAGAAAAAAGTGCAGGAGCGGTCGCTTGGTCCGGTGAACAACCTCGAAGCCCATGTCCCGCCGGAGTGGTGGCGGGGGATCTTCAACCACCTCTACCTCAAGACAGACGGCGACGTGGTCGGCGACGACACCCTGACGGTAAAGGAGATAGACCTCTTTTCAGAAGCGGCCGGCCTCAGGAAGGACGACCGTATCCTCGATGTCTGCTGCGGACAGGGGCGCCACACCCTCGAACTGGCCCGGCGCGGCTTTGCCGCCGAAGGGCTCGACCGTTCCCATTACCTGGTCCAGAAGGCGCGGGCCTCCGCAAAGAAGGAGGGGCTGGATGTCAGGTTCAAGGAAGGGGACGCACGGCGTCTCCCGTATCGCACCGACACCTTCGACGCCGTCATGATTCTCGGGAACAGTTTCGGCTACTTTGAGAGCGGGGAGGACGACCGCCTGGTGCTTGCCGAGGTTGCACGGGTGCTCAAACCGGATGGCAGGGTGCTCATCGACATCTCTGACGGCGGATATCTCAGGGACAACTTCCAGAAGCGTTCCTGGGAATGGATCGACAAAAAACACTTCGTATGCAGGGAGCGGTCCCTCTCGGCAGACGGGGCGCGGCTCATTTCCCGGGAGGTGATCACCCATGTAGAGAAGGGGGTGATCGCCGACCAGTTCTATGCAGAGCGGCTGTACACCGGAGAAAAAATCGAAGAACTCATCTCCTCGGCCGGGTTCTCCGACATCGGCAGGCACGGCGAGATTGCGACCGAGTCGGCACGGAACCAGGACCTCGGCATGATGGAAAGGCGGATCGTCGTCACCGGCACGATCGCCAAGGCATGGACAGAGCCTGCAAAGGGTGCGGCTTCTGACGTGCGGCAGGTGACGGTCATCTTCGGCGACCCGCGCCTCAGGGACGACATCAAGCCGGACTGCGTCTTCGACGAGGACGACTATGACACCATTAACCGGCTCAAAGAGGCGCTGAAGCAGGTGAAAGGCTACCGTTTCGCCTTCCTTGACAACCACCAGACCCTTATCGCCGATCTGGAGAGGGTGCGCAGCAAGACCGACTATGTCTTCAACCTCTGCGACGAGGGCTTCCTCAACGACCCCTGGAAGGAACTGCATGTCCCTGCCCTCCTCGAGATCCTGGGGATCCCGTACACCGGCTCAGCCCCCCAGTGCCTTGCGTTCTGCTACGACAAGTCGCTTGTCAGGGGCGTGGCGCGGGAGATGCACATCCCGGTGCCCGAGGCGGTGCTCGTCCGCGGCGAGGAGATCGCCTACGAGATCCCCTTCAGGCTGCCCGCGATCGTGAAGCCCAACTCAGGGGACTCGAGTTTCGGGATCACCGAGAAGAGCGTCGCGTATTCGTTCGAAGACCTGACGCGTGCGATCTCGGCGATCAGGTCGCGTTTCGGGTTCGAGAAGCCGATCCTGGTCGAGGAGTACCTCACCGGCCCCGACCTCTCTGTCGGGATCATCGGCAACCCACCCGAGTCGTACACGGTCCTGCCCATCATCGAGGAGGACTACTCTGCCCTCCCGCCCGAACTACCGAGGATCTGCGGCTACGAGGCAAAGTGGGTCCAGGACTCGCCGTACTGGAAGATCACCTCCATCAAGGCCGACCTCCCTGAGGAGACCGAGAAACAGATCATCGAGTGGAGCGTGCAGATGACGAGAAGGCTCGGCAGCCGCGACTATACCCGCCTCGACTGGCGGCTCTCGACCGACGGCGAACCGAAACTCCTTGAAGTGAACCCGAATCCGGGATGGTGCTGGGACGGCCACCTTGCCAAGATGGCGAAGATCGCCGGGGTCTCATATCCCGAGATGATCGGCATGGTCCTGAAGGCCGCGGAAGGCCGGATCGGCGAGAAACGGGCGTGA
- a CDS encoding response regulator yields MGRRILVVDDDRLTLEMVALLLERGGYEPVVSGNAAEALGIARVSRPDLVLLDVLMEPVDGWEFLDVLMADPALSPIRVMLFTACPLVGGEYEKYRGHVVKVFQKPVYPPELMSALDRFFA; encoded by the coding sequence ATGGGGCGTAGGATCCTGGTCGTTGACGACGACCGCCTCACCCTTGAGATGGTTGCGCTCCTCCTTGAGCGAGGCGGGTACGAACCGGTCGTCTCAGGGAATGCTGCCGAGGCCCTCGGGATCGCCCGTGTCTCCCGGCCCGATCTTGTCCTCCTTGATGTGCTGATGGAACCGGTCGACGGATGGGAGTTCCTCGACGTACTCATGGCCGATCCCGCCCTCTCCCCTATTCGGGTGATGCTCTTCACCGCCTGCCCTCTTGTCGGTGGGGAGTATGAAAAATATCGCGGACATGTCGTGAAGGTCTTCCAGAAACCGGTGTACCCCCCGGAGTTGATGAGTGCTCTGGACAGATTTTTTGCCTGA
- a CDS encoding 2-oxoacid:acceptor oxidoreductase subunit alpha: protein MQEISVLIGGKAGEGINIAGSVVVRILSACGLRAYMYYDYPSLIKGGHNFAVIRAAEEQVRCHREKVDLLLAMDQETVRRHADRLSTGGTIIRDAGVVKGDGIGVDLDAIVTEERAPPITRNSAIIGAFCKACGVPWETVEDVFARAIPKEQDANLRVARRGYEASQEVLRLPETGKEPIPALTGNEAIALGLLDAGLEGYVSYPMTPSSSILHTLAGLAGRFGISVVHPENEIAVMLTALGAAYAGRRVAVGTSGGGFCLMTEGFSLAGMAEVPALVVLAQRPGPSTGVPTYSAQGDLLFALSAGQGEFPRLVAAPGTSEEAWYWAGALMDLAWWFQTPAILLTDKNLGEGIFSFGKTKKRPALESSLWDETGEYRRYGDGTGGVSPLAFPGTAGAMVKVNSYAHDEAGITTEDGAVVARMAEKLQEKGTTAARVLEGYPCVATAGDSGAETALLCWGSTAGVCTEAAGRLGLRVVRPIVLSPFPEAQVKAALAGAGRIVAVEENITGQLARLASLHGIRADAVVGKYDGRPFALEELERRLQGVTA from the coding sequence ATGCAGGAGATCTCCGTACTCATCGGTGGAAAGGCAGGGGAAGGGATCAATATCGCAGGTTCGGTCGTCGTCCGCATCCTCTCGGCGTGCGGGCTGCGGGCGTACATGTATTACGACTATCCCTCTCTCATCAAGGGGGGACACAATTTTGCTGTCATCAGGGCGGCAGAGGAGCAGGTCCGCTGCCACAGGGAGAAGGTCGATCTCCTCCTTGCGATGGACCAGGAAACGGTGCGGCGACATGCAGACCGTTTAAGTACCGGCGGGACCATCATCCGGGATGCCGGCGTCGTGAAGGGCGATGGGATCGGCGTGGACCTCGATGCCATCGTGACAGAGGAGAGGGCCCCGCCAATCACCAGGAACTCCGCGATTATCGGGGCCTTCTGCAAGGCCTGCGGGGTCCCCTGGGAAACGGTCGAAGACGTCTTTGCGCGGGCGATCCCGAAGGAACAGGATGCGAATCTTCGGGTCGCACGCCGCGGCTATGAAGCGTCACAGGAGGTGCTGCGCCTTCCCGAGACCGGCAAAGAACCGATCCCGGCCCTCACCGGCAACGAAGCGATCGCCCTCGGCCTCCTCGACGCCGGTCTGGAGGGATATGTCTCCTACCCGATGACACCCTCGTCGAGCATCCTCCACACCCTCGCAGGGCTTGCCGGCCGTTTCGGCATCAGCGTCGTCCACCCTGAAAACGAGATCGCCGTGATGCTCACCGCCCTCGGCGCCGCCTATGCCGGCCGCCGCGTCGCTGTCGGTACCTCGGGCGGCGGGTTCTGCCTGATGACAGAGGGCTTCTCCCTGGCTGGCATGGCCGAGGTCCCTGCGCTCGTCGTCCTGGCACAGAGGCCAGGCCCGAGCACGGGCGTGCCGACATACTCGGCCCAGGGAGACCTCCTCTTCGCCCTCTCCGCAGGGCAGGGCGAGTTCCCGCGGCTCGTCGCCGCACCGGGCACGTCCGAGGAGGCATGGTACTGGGCCGGCGCCCTGATGGACCTTGCCTGGTGGTTCCAGACTCCGGCAATTCTTCTCACCGACAAGAACCTCGGCGAGGGGATCTTCTCCTTCGGGAAGACGAAGAAAAGGCCGGCGCTGGAGTCATCCCTCTGGGACGAGACAGGGGAGTACAGGCGGTATGGGGACGGGACAGGCGGGGTCTCCCCCCTCGCCTTCCCCGGCACCGCGGGGGCGATGGTGAAGGTGAACAGTTATGCCCACGACGAAGCCGGGATCACCACCGAGGACGGGGCGGTCGTGGCGCGGATGGCAGAAAAACTCCAGGAGAAAGGGACGACAGCCGCACGGGTGCTCGAAGGCTACCCCTGCGTGGCGACCGCCGGCGACTCCGGCGCAGAGACCGCCCTCCTGTGCTGGGGCTCGACGGCCGGCGTCTGCACCGAGGCCGCAGGGCGCCTCGGCCTCAGGGTGGTCAGGCCGATCGTCCTCTCGCCCTTCCCTGAGGCGCAGGTGAAGGCCGCACTTGCCGGAGCCGGGCGGATCGTCGCGGTGGAGGAGAACATCACCGGCCAGCTCGCCCGTCTTGCGTCCCTCCACGGCATCAGGGCCGACGCCGTCGTCGGGAAGTACGACGGCCGACCCTTCGCCCTCGAAGAGCTGGAGAGGCGCCTGCAGGGGGTGACCGCATGA
- a CDS encoding thiamine pyrophosphate-dependent enzyme produces the protein MIWITRAKNTWCPGCGNFAIEHALKDVLADLAEEGRRAEDFVLVSGIGCHAKIADYLAVNSFYAIHGRTLPVAAGIKLANPGLTVVACAGDGDAYAEGLDHLIFAAKRNQDITAVIHDNRVYGLTTGQYTPTSYEGFRGRSTPGGIKERPINPVALMLASGATFVARTYTRKMDHLREVLKAAVLHRGFSFVDVLQICATYNNLTEYYDDRVYLLEGHDTADLTGAMGKAREWDYSTDAPIALGVFYEEEAPADPWPAMGGIGQDEREHTIRAILQERT, from the coding sequence ATGATCTGGATCACCAGGGCGAAGAACACCTGGTGCCCGGGCTGCGGGAACTTCGCCATCGAACACGCCCTCAAGGACGTCCTCGCCGACCTCGCAGAGGAGGGGAGGCGGGCCGAGGACTTCGTGCTCGTCAGCGGCATCGGCTGCCATGCCAAGATCGCCGACTACCTCGCGGTCAACAGTTTCTATGCCATCCACGGCCGGACCCTCCCGGTGGCGGCCGGGATCAAACTTGCAAACCCCGGCCTCACCGTCGTCGCCTGCGCAGGCGACGGCGACGCCTATGCCGAAGGACTCGACCACCTCATCTTCGCAGCGAAGAGGAACCAGGACATCACCGCTGTCATCCATGACAACCGGGTCTACGGCCTGACCACCGGCCAGTACACCCCGACCTCGTACGAGGGCTTCAGGGGACGGTCCACCCCCGGCGGCATTAAGGAGCGGCCGATCAACCCGGTCGCACTGATGCTCGCATCGGGAGCGACATTCGTCGCCCGGACATACACGCGGAAGATGGACCACCTCAGGGAGGTGCTGAAGGCGGCTGTCCTCCACCGCGGCTTCTCCTTCGTGGACGTGCTCCAGATCTGCGCCACCTACAACAACCTGACGGAGTACTACGACGACCGGGTCTATCTCCTCGAAGGACACGATACCGCCGACCTGACAGGGGCGATGGGCAAGGCAAGAGAATGGGACTACTCGACCGACGCACCCATCGCCCTCGGCGTCTTCTACGAGGAGGAGGCCCCGGCCGACCCCTGGCCAGCGATGGGCGGGATCGGGCAGGATGAACGGGAACACACGATCAGGGCCATTCTCCAGGAGAGGACATAG
- a CDS encoding PAS domain-containing sensor histidine kinase: MISPWDLRRWLYLIGINGPLIGLLALIVLYSIMQTAGFAISYLYYIPLVIVATWYSNRSIWTAAALSSGYTAVTLFLAFGGYAVDPIVLFLFTMLYLWGMTAVTLFGAGSGRIPGSILQKGPSFFFDAKSLQITRADPALAVILGLPGHEISGMSLASLWEDRTDLKTFCGVLERGVAVLHYETFFHDPSGRPVPVLLSCVPGTHEHRCSVLDVASLKAFRDARSAGEAAVRRCAAEVERRQDFVTTAAHELRTPLQPVYGYLYLLLEDRQKYGLDDEVCRILGICMENIGREKNAVNRMLELSLLEGGKVRCERAPIDLAGIVGEVLACHDFGNDVSLSLRIPENTVIDADHDQFFIVLESLITNAVRYSEPPKVVEISYAEDRAARYVMVKDNGIGIEPGKIRTIFEPFYLVDGERTSRTFNRMGLGLSIAERYARLNGGEIRVESVPGEGSTFTIVLRQGNDHGA, from the coding sequence ATGATTTCCCCCTGGGACCTGAGGCGGTGGCTGTACCTGATCGGGATCAATGGTCCACTCATTGGCCTTCTCGCCCTTATCGTCCTGTACTCCATCATGCAAACTGCAGGTTTCGCCATATCCTATCTCTACTATATCCCTCTCGTGATCGTGGCAACCTGGTACTCGAACAGGTCGATATGGACTGCGGCTGCACTCTCATCAGGGTACACGGCAGTGACACTCTTCCTCGCTTTCGGCGGGTATGCCGTTGACCCGATCGTCCTCTTTCTCTTCACTATGCTCTATCTCTGGGGGATGACGGCCGTCACCCTCTTTGGCGCCGGGTCCGGCAGAATTCCAGGCTCTATCCTGCAAAAAGGCCCTTCCTTTTTTTTCGACGCAAAAAGTCTCCAGATCACCCGGGCTGATCCTGCCCTCGCCGTGATCCTGGGTCTACCGGGTCACGAGATCTCAGGCATGTCTCTTGCCTCGCTCTGGGAAGACCGCACTGATCTGAAGACCTTCTGTGGGGTGCTGGAGAGGGGGGTTGCGGTCCTCCACTATGAGACCTTTTTCCATGACCCTTCGGGACGACCGGTGCCTGTGCTCCTTTCCTGCGTTCCCGGTACGCACGAACACCGCTGTTCGGTCCTTGATGTCGCCTCCTTGAAGGCATTCAGGGATGCACGTTCGGCCGGGGAGGCCGCGGTCAGGAGGTGTGCCGCAGAGGTCGAACGGCGGCAGGACTTTGTCACCACGGCGGCCCACGAACTCAGAACCCCTCTCCAACCGGTCTACGGCTACCTCTATCTCCTCCTTGAGGACAGGCAGAAGTACGGCCTCGATGACGAGGTCTGCCGTATCCTCGGTATCTGTATGGAGAATATCGGCCGCGAGAAGAATGCCGTGAACAGGATGCTGGAACTGAGTCTTCTTGAGGGGGGGAAAGTGCGGTGCGAGCGTGCTCCTATCGACCTTGCGGGTATTGTCGGCGAGGTGCTCGCCTGCCATGACTTTGGCAACGATGTGTCGCTGTCCCTCCGAATCCCGGAGAATACGGTGATCGATGCGGACCATGACCAGTTCTTCATCGTTCTTGAGAGCCTCATCACCAATGCCGTCAGGTACAGCGAACCCCCGAAGGTCGTCGAGATCTCGTACGCCGAGGACAGGGCAGCCCGGTATGTCATGGTGAAGGACAATGGCATCGGGATCGAGCCCGGGAAGATCAGGACAATATTCGAACCATTTTATCTTGTCGACGGGGAGAGGACGAGTCGGACCTTCAACAGGATGGGGCTCGGCCTTTCCATCGCCGAGAGATATGCCCGCCTGAACGGGGGGGAGATCCGGGTCGAGAGCGTGCCTGGTGAGGGGAGTACATTTACGATCGTCCTGCGGCAGGGAAACGATCATGGGGCGTAG
- a CDS encoding DUF2178 domain-containing protein, protein MDRSRFFLCIALIALAEAAVFGAASVAGYDNLAELSFYVALLLMFVCRQRVKGVLWDERLERLDEQVALKTLRVALFLMLFFGAGFVVSGLLLQLERAVNDGFFLLSLSGGIILLYLIFWILAMKPYWSEGEDE, encoded by the coding sequence ATGGATCGAAGCCGTTTTTTCCTCTGTATTGCGTTGATCGCCCTTGCCGAGGCGGCTGTTTTCGGGGCAGCCTCGGTTGCTGGCTATGACAACCTTGCCGAGCTCTCCTTCTATGTCGCCCTCCTCCTGATGTTTGTCTGCCGGCAACGGGTGAAAGGGGTTCTCTGGGACGAGCGTCTGGAGAGGCTCGACGAGCAGGTGGCCCTGAAGACCCTGCGGGTCGCCCTGTTCCTGATGCTCTTTTTCGGGGCTGGCTTCGTGGTCTCCGGTCTCCTGCTTCAGCTGGAGCGGGCCGTAAACGATGGGTTCTTCCTGCTCTCCCTCTCGGGCGGGATCATCCTCCTGTATCTGATTTTCTGGATCCTGGCGATGAAACCGTACTGGAGCGAGGGTGAGGATGAATAA
- a CDS encoding Yip1 family protein: MDNDASLINVLIAPNRFFGALGAGRERIGLPALIVLVSALIAGAGAYLMASSMTIDVPDVDPAMMQLITGGGAALVVVVVMLFAWAIGSLVMHGIVKLLGGTGSFKSTLSTVGYANLPQIFAGLLTLAVFLIYHPDVNAIATAGPAALGAMAPAMAVTVIVGFVVLVWSVVIEAYGLVHAHDLPLGKALIAPAVMAIISMLFGLI; this comes from the coding sequence ATGGATAATGATGCTTCCCTTATTAACGTCCTCATCGCTCCGAACCGCTTCTTCGGAGCGCTGGGTGCAGGAAGGGAGAGAATCGGTCTCCCTGCACTGATTGTCCTCGTTTCAGCACTCATCGCTGGAGCAGGAGCCTACCTCATGGCGTCTTCAATGACGATCGATGTCCCCGACGTCGACCCGGCCATGATGCAGTTGATCACCGGCGGCGGCGCCGCTCTTGTCGTGGTCGTCGTGATGCTCTTTGCCTGGGCGATCGGATCCCTCGTCATGCACGGGATCGTGAAACTCCTCGGCGGCACCGGGTCGTTCAAGTCGACGCTTTCCACGGTCGGCTACGCAAACCTTCCGCAGATCTTCGCAGGCCTCCTGACACTCGCCGTCTTTCTCATCTACCACCCTGACGTCAACGCCATCGCCACGGCCGGGCCGGCGGCACTCGGCGCGATGGCTCCGGCCATGGCCGTCACCGTCATCGTCGGCTTCGTCGTCCTGGTCTGGTCGGTCGTGATCGAGGCCTACGGCCTTGTCCACGCCCATGACCTCCCCCTAGGCAAGGCCCTCATCGCTCCGGCGGTCATGGCGATCATCAGCATGCTCTTCGGCCTCATCTGA
- a CDS encoding helix-turn-helix transcriptional regulator: MNNRLKVYRAMHDLTQEQLALELGVTRQTIIAIEKNKYDPSLDLAFKIARYFGVAIEDVFSPAPPDGD; the protein is encoded by the coding sequence ATGAATAATAGGCTCAAGGTGTACCGGGCGATGCACGACCTCACACAGGAGCAGCTGGCCCTGGAATTGGGGGTGACGAGGCAGACGATCATCGCCATCGAGAAGAACAAGTACGACCCCTCCCTCGATCTCGCCTTCAAGATCGCCCGCTATTTCGGCGTCGCAATCGAGGACGTCTTCAGTCCTGCCCCTCCTGACGGGGACTGA
- a CDS encoding 2,5-diamino-6-(ribosylamino)-4(3H)-pyrimidinone 5'-phosphate reductase codes for MRPYVFVNLAMSADGKISTRERRQVKISGTDDFQRVDRIKAGADGIMVGIGTIVSDNPSLTVKSADLKAARRQGGRDEHPVRIIVDSAARTPPDADILMKGEGRRIVAVSASAPAERVSTLREKAEVIVTGEEGVDLGRLMDELGARGIGRLMVEGGGTLIWGLFRAGLVDELITYVGSIVIGGRDAPTPADGEGFVEEDAFPRLELVSVEKIDDGVLLRWMVRKKE; via the coding sequence ATGCGTCCGTATGTCTTTGTCAACCTTGCAATGAGCGCCGACGGGAAGATCTCGACACGAGAACGGCGCCAGGTGAAGATTTCAGGAACAGACGATTTTCAGCGCGTCGACCGCATCAAGGCCGGTGCAGACGGCATCATGGTAGGGATCGGCACCATCGTCTCGGACAACCCATCCCTCACGGTCAAGTCTGCGGACCTGAAGGCCGCGCGCAGGCAGGGAGGGCGTGACGAACACCCGGTGCGGATCATCGTCGACTCGGCGGCACGGACGCCGCCTGACGCCGACATCCTCATGAAGGGAGAGGGGCGGAGGATCGTGGCGGTCTCCGCGTCCGCACCCGCAGAAAGAGTCAGCACCCTCAGGGAGAAGGCAGAGGTGATCGTCACAGGTGAGGAGGGGGTCGACCTCGGGAGACTCATGGACGAACTTGGTGCCCGCGGCATCGGGCGGTTGATGGTCGAGGGAGGGGGGACACTCATCTGGGGGCTTTTCAGGGCAGGCCTTGTCGACGAACTCATTACCTATGTCGGATCGATCGTCATCGGCGGCAGGGACGCACCGACACCTGCTGACGGAGAGGGCTTTGTCGAGGAGGACGCGTTCCCGCGCCTTGAACTTGTGAGTGTCGAAAAGATCGACGACGGCGTCCTGCTCAGGTGGATGGTCAGAAAAAAGGAATGA
- a CDS encoding ferritin, translating to MISHTMLEALNRQINRELYSAYLYLSMAAWFSAENLPGFANWMRVQVQEEQFHAMKFFDYCGARGGRLTMLPIEAPPNSWDSPLAIFEATYAHEQKVTKMIYDLVDIAAKEKDHATSNLLRWYVDEQVEEEENDTEILGKLKRVGTDTNALLMLDKELGMRVFTPPAPAGSSGQGAP from the coding sequence ATGATCTCGCACACGATGCTTGAGGCGCTGAACCGGCAGATCAACCGGGAACTCTACTCAGCCTATCTCTACCTCTCGATGGCGGCCTGGTTCTCGGCGGAGAACCTGCCCGGCTTTGCGAACTGGATGCGGGTCCAGGTGCAGGAGGAACAGTTCCACGCTATGAAATTTTTCGATTACTGTGGTGCACGGGGAGGGCGACTGACGATGCTCCCGATCGAGGCGCCGCCAAACAGCTGGGACTCCCCCCTCGCCATCTTCGAGGCCACCTATGCCCATGAGCAGAAGGTAACGAAGATGATCTACGACCTCGTCGATATTGCCGCAAAAGAGAAGGATCACGCCACCTCCAACCTCCTGCGGTGGTACGTGGACGAGCAGGTCGAGGAAGAGGAGAACGACACCGAGATCCTGGGCAAATTGAAGAGGGTCGGCACCGACACGAACGCCCTTCTCATGCTCGACAAAGAACTCGGCATGAGGGTCTTCACTCCGCCGGCACCTGCCGGAAGCAGCGGTCAGGGCGCGCCCTGA
- a CDS encoding DUF4013 domain-containing protein gives MDFSALFMDAAAYTRDAFSGRWKDVLMLLVSLILFPVFFGHLVRVMRGEKSAPSVEWSWRSCVDGIKLLVIWFFYTLPAIVAGILLFGYVAVVYEMEGVTAIEPVLPEIIGGFLVVFVVYIFTALIANLAGVRFARERRFFAAFSVRKIWGLVDRIGFWDYVIAVVLISAFTNAIVAVIALIPQDAVVFVLEFLAFIPLLIFQARYFSRIYDLATE, from the coding sequence ATGGATTTCAGTGCACTGTTCATGGACGCCGCGGCGTACACGCGGGATGCGTTCTCGGGCCGGTGGAAGGATGTGCTCATGCTGCTGGTCAGCCTCATCCTCTTCCCGGTCTTCTTCGGGCATCTTGTGCGGGTCATGCGGGGGGAGAAGTCCGCGCCATCGGTGGAGTGGTCGTGGCGGTCGTGTGTGGACGGGATCAAGCTCCTCGTGATCTGGTTCTTCTACACTCTTCCGGCGATTGTTGCCGGTATCCTGCTCTTCGGGTACGTCGCCGTCGTGTACGAGATGGAGGGCGTGACGGCGATCGAGCCCGTCCTGCCCGAGATCATCGGCGGCTTCCTTGTCGTCTTCGTCGTCTATATTTTCACGGCCCTGATAGCAAACCTTGCAGGAGTCAGGTTTGCACGGGAGCGGAGATTCTTTGCCGCATTTTCCGTCAGGAAGATCTGGGGGCTGGTCGACCGCATCGGTTTCTGGGACTATGTCATCGCGGTGGTGCTCATCTCGGCCTTTACGAACGCGATCGTTGCCGTCATCGCGCTCATCCCTCAGGACGCTGTCGTGTTCGTCCTTGAATTCCTGGCTTTCATCCCTCTGCTCATTTTTCAGGCGCGGTATTTTTCCCGCATCTACGACCTGGCGACGGAGTGA